The window TAAAAAAATGACGATAAAGAAGTTCAAACCTTGCAACCTTTTCTAATTCATAACTCTCTTCAGGTGACCAGGATGGAAATTTTCTTAAAGATTTCTTAATCTTCTGCTTGTCATAAAATTCTCTATCTAACGTCTCGTTCTGTGATAGTAAGTTATATACAAATCCCCACCAGGGAGGTATTTTCTTCTCCTTCTGTTTAGAACTGAGCGCATTTTTAAGACTTCCGACGCCGGTCAGAATTATATTAAGATAACTGCTATCAAACTTCTGTAGATAACCCCGGTCAAGCGGGATCGCCAGTAAATGAGGTGCCATTTGTTTAACAAAGTTATAATAAATCTTCCGGTTTTTTAAGATAAAAAAGAAATTTCTTTTCCAGGAATTTAGACGCGCAATTGAAAATGGACTCCTCAGTAGCAACTCAATTACTCTTCCATCAAAGAATGGCATTGCAACAGGAATTATTTTGCTCTCGCCATATCTGAGCATTCCATAATCATGTCTGTAGGCATAATACAATAGGAAGCAAGTCAATTGTTCAACGGGTTTTAAGTGATTGTAAGAAAAATCTTTAAAAATCTCCCCCGCATTTTCATTTTTGAAAAAGTGTTCAACAATATTATCATCGCTTCCGTATATATATCTCAATGTGGTACGGGAAATGTAGTCATTAGGCACAGGAGTGAACCTTATCAATTCACCCTGTCCGGAAAAGATTATATCAACTTCACCCGAAATTTGTTTTATTGCATTGTAACGACCAATATGGAAAAGTGGAAAGGAAAAATCAGTTAATTTTTCCACCTCCATAATTAGATTTTCGATATTTTCTTCTTCCGGATAAAAAGGGAGAAACCGCAATTTAAAACCAGTGGCCTTCGCAAGGTGCTGGGCTATATTTGTTTCCTCAATTGCAGGATTATCCCAAGTATAGGCATAGCCCTTGACACCAAGTTTCCAAAGACATGAGAGGATTGCTCTTGAATCATAGCCTCCCGAAAGTAATACCCCAACTCTCTTCATCCCGTGAATCCAGTCAGATATTACCCGAAGCATTGTTTTCGGAAATTCTTTTAGAAATTTCCCCTCTGAAATTCGTTCACCCAGTATAAACTCAGTCGCATTCCAGTAATTATATTTAATTACATTTCTGTTATCCCAGAGTATTACTGTGCCCGGTTCACAACGTAAAATATTTTTGATAAAAGTTCTCTCACCGAGAACATAATTGAATGCTGCGTACTGGTCAAGGGCGTTTAAGTCAATACTTAGTGCACGACCGAATATATGTACAAAATCTTCGAGAGCAGTTGATAATAGTACTTCATTTTGAGCAGTAAATGTGTAATACAGAGGATTCAATCCCAACTTATCATCGATAATAATCGCTTTGTTTTGGCTTTTATCCCATATGAAAACAGAAAAACATCCTTCCAATTCTCTTAGCAAACA is drawn from candidate division WOR-3 bacterium and contains these coding sequences:
- a CDS encoding asparagine synthase-related protein, which encodes MLIYCGNSEVIRDKILKFYSKDNVICAEGSILILKNNTGEIQRIENSKKSVIFAEGYILNINRDFLLSLLEPENKCLLRELEGCFSVFIWDKSQNKAIIIDDKLGLNPLYYTFTAQNEVLLSTALEDFVHIFGRALSIDLNALDQYAAFNYVLGERTFIKNILRCEPGTVILWDNRNVIKYNYWNATEFILGERISEGKFLKEFPKTMLRVISDWIHGMKRVGVLLSGGYDSRAILSCLWKLGVKGYAYTWDNPAIEETNIAQHLAKATGFKLRFLPFYPEEENIENLIMEVEKLTDFSFPLFHIGRYNAIKQISGEVDIIFSGQGELIRFTPVPNDYISRTTLRYIYGSDDNIVEHFFKNENAGEIFKDFSYNHLKPVEQLTCFLLYYAYRHDYGMLRYGESKIIPVAMPFFDGRVIELLLRSPFSIARLNSWKRNFFFILKNRKIYYNFVKQMAPHLLAIPLDRGYLQKFDSSYLNIILTGVGSLKNALSSKQKEKKIPPWWGFVYNLLSQNETLDREFYDKQKIKKSLRKFPSWSPEESYELEKVARFELLYRHFFRSN